A genomic segment from Bufo bufo chromosome 8, aBufBuf1.1, whole genome shotgun sequence encodes:
- the LOC121009290 gene encoding bile salt-activated lipase-like, translating into MARLLNFLVWSSFLVAAHAATLGVVHTEGGFVEGTSKKIGIISADYIDIFKGIPFGAPTKILEKPEKHPGWSGTLKTTEYKPRCMQYNLLGNDIRGEMDCLYLNIWVPQSRSSVSTKLPVMIWIYGGAFLLGGGQGANFLDNYLYDGEELALRGKVIVVTFNYRVGALGFLSTGDANLPGNYALWDQHFAIAWVKRNIIAFGGDPDNITLFGESAGAASVSLQTLTPYNVGLIKRAISQSGVGLCPWAIQRNPLVWSKQVASKLGCPVNDTAAMAKCLKQTDPKAVTLALQLQLTNLDNPLVHYLPFTPVIDGDFIPDEPRNLFGNAANVDYLAGVNNMDGHLFAGIDLPNINRPLQRVTAEEVQKLVQSLTITNDTAAIDMAYNLYTQAWGTNPDQEIIKKTVVDLETDYIFLVPTQEALALHYQHAQNAKTYSYLFSHPTRMPVYPSWVGADHADDLQYMFGKPFRNPLAYRPQDRDVSEAMMAYWTNFAATGDPSNGNSKVPTPWLVYNTLNGQYLEFTKKITNKSMKQDLRSPYVRFWVTTFRNLPNP; encoded by the exons ATGGCACGACTACTCAACTTCTTGGTTTGGTCCAGCTTTTTGGTGGCTGCCCACGCTGCCACG CTGGGTGTGGTGCACACAGAAGGAGGATTTGTTGAAGGAACCAGTAAGAAAATTGGCATAATCTCTGCAGATTATATTGATATTTTCAAGGGGATTCCATTTGGCGCTCCGACTAAAATTCTGGAAAAACCTGAAAAGCATCCCGGCTGGTCAG GAACTCTGAAAACCACCGAATACAAACCTCGCTGCATGCAGTACAACCTCCTCGGGAATGACATTCGTGGAGAAATGGACTGTCTGTACCTGAATATTTGGGTCCCTCAGTCCCGCTCGTCAG TGTCAACCAAATTACCCGTCATGATCTGGATTTACGGGGGAGCGTTTCTACTTGGAGGCGGTCAAGGGGCCAACTTCTTGGACAATTACCTGTATGACGGGGAGGAGCTAGCCCTGCGAGGAAAAGTCATTGTGGTGACCTTCAACTACCGTGTGGGGGCCCTGGGATTCCTCAGCACCGGAGACGCCAACTTACCTG GAAACTATGCTCTGTGGGATCAGCATTTCGCCATTGCATGGGTGAAGAGGAACATTATTGCCTTCGGAGGAGACCCCGATAACATCACCCTCTTTGGGGAGTCAGCTGGGGCCGCCAGTGTGTCCCTACAG ACTCTGACTCCTTACAATGTGGGATTGATCAAGCGGGCTATCAGCCAGAGCGGGGTAGGACTGTGCCCATGGGCTATACAGCGAAATCCTCTCGTGTGGTCCAAACAA GTGGCTTCAAAACTTGGATgccctgtgaatgacactgcggCCATGGCGAAATGCTTGAAACAGACTGACCCAAAAGCTGTCACCCTGGCTCTTCAACTGCAACTGACCAACCTAGACA accccttggTGCACTATCTGCCCTTCACCCCCGTCATCGATGGAGACTTCATTCCAGACGAGCCCAGAAATCTCTTCGGCAATGCTGCCAATGTGGACTATCTCGCTGGAGTCAACAACATGGATGGACATCTTTTCGCCGGCATTGATTTACCAAACATTAACAGACCCCTCCAAAGGGTGACAGC GGAGGAGGTGCAGAAGCTGGTGCAATCGCTGACCATTACTAACGACACTGCTGCCATAGACATGGCCTATAACCTGTATacacaggcctggggaaccaaccCCGATCAGGAGATCATAAAGAAGACCGTGGTCGACCTGGAGACTGACTACATCTTTCTGGTCCCAACTCAAGAAGCTCtagcacttcactaccagcatgcTCA GAACGCCAAGACGTACAGCTATCTGTTCTCTCATCCCACACGTATGCCCGTATACCCGAGCTGGGTTGGAGCTGATCACGCAGATGACCTCCAGTACATGTTTGGCAAACCATTCAGAAATCCATTGGCCTACAGACCCCAGGACAGGGACGTCTCTGAGGCCATGATGGCTTACTGGACCAACTTTGCTGCAACTGG AGATCCAAGCAATGGAAACTCTAAGGTGCCCACTCCTTGGTTAGTCTACAACACCCTGAATGGACAATACCTGGAATTCACCAAGAAGATCACGAATAAATCCATGaaacaggacctgcgctccccTTACGTCAGGTTTTGGGTCACCACCTTCCGCAATCTTCCCAACCCATAA